The Sesamum indicum cultivar Zhongzhi No. 13 linkage group LG1, S_indicum_v1.0, whole genome shotgun sequence genome includes a window with the following:
- the LOC105164056 gene encoding coatomer subunit beta'-1 isoform X2 codes for MPLRLEIKRKLAQRSERVKSVDLHPTEPWILASLYSGTLCIWNYQTQAMVKSFEVTELPVRSAKFIARKQWVVAGADDMFIRVYNYNTMDKVKVFEAHTDYIRCVAVHPTLPYVLSSSDDMLIKLWDWEKGWSCIQIFEGHSHYVMQVTFNPKDTNTFASASLDRSIKIWSLSSPDPNFTLDAHLKGVNCVDYFTGGDKPYLITGSDDHTAKVWDYQTKSCIQTLEGHTHNVSAVCFHPELPIIITGSEDGTVRIWHSTTYRLENTLNYGLERVWAVGYMKGSRRVVIGYDEGTIMVKLGREVPVASMDNSGKIIWAKHNEIQTVNIKSVGADYEVADGERLPLAVKELGTCDLYPQSLKHNPNGRFVVVCGDGEYIIYTALAWRNRSFGSALEFVWSTEGEYAVRESTSKIKIFSKNFLEKKSIRPTFSAEHIYGGTLLAMCSNDFICFYDWAECRLIRRIDVNVKNLYWADSGDLVAIASDASFYILKYNRDVVSAHLDSGKSVDEQGVEDAFELLYEINERVRTGIWVGDCFIYNNSSWRLNYCVGGEVNTMFHLDRPMYLLGYLANQSRVYLIDKEFNVMGYTLLLSLIEYKTLVMRGDLERANEVLPSIPKDHLNSVAHFLESRGMVEDALEVATDPDYRFELAVQLGKLEIAKEIATVAQSESKWKQLGELAMSTGMLEMAEDCLKQANDLSGLLLLYSSLGDAEGISKLASLAKEHGKNNVAFLCLFMLGKLEDCLQLLVESNRIPEAALMARSYLPSKVSEIVALWRKDLNKINPKAAESLADPEEYPNMFDDWQIALAVEGKAAETRGKYPPAAEYVQHADRSTASLVETFRNMQMEEELDNGGLDYEDAEQNGDESQDRPEQVVGHDDGQEEAVVVDADSTDGAILVNGNEAEEEWVLTPRH; via the exons ATG CCGCTTAGACTAGAAATCAAG AGGAAACTTGCGCAACGATCAGAAAGAGTAAAATCTGTGGATCTACATCCAACAGAGCCATG GATATTGGCAAGTTTATATTCAGGCACTCTTTGCATTTGGAACTATCAGACTCAG GCAATGGTTAAGTCTTTTGAGGTTACGGAACTGCCAG TTAGGTCCGCGAAGTTTATAGCACGAAAGCAGTGGGTTGTGGCTGGTGCTGATGACATGTTCATTCGCGTGTACAATTACAATACAATGGATAAGGTCAAAGTGTTTGAGGCCCATACAGATTATATTAGGTGTGTGGCTGTTCATCCCACTCTTCCCTATGTGCTGTCATCCTCTGATGACATGCTAATAAAGCTCTGGGACTGGGAAAAGGGTTGGTCATGCATTCAAATATTCGAGGGTCATTCCCATTATGTGATGCAAGTGACATTTAATCCAAAAGATACCAATACTTTTGCCAGTGCATCTCTCGATCGCTCTATTAAG ATTTGGAGTCTTAGTTCACCCGATCCAAACTTTACACTGGATGCTCACCTCAAAGGAGTCAATTGTGTAGATTATTTCACCGGCGGTGATAAACCTTATTTAATCACTGGCTCTGATGATCACACTGCTAAG GTGTGGGATTACCAGACAAAGAGCTGTATCCAGACATTAGAAGGCCACACGCACAATGTTTCTGCAGTTTGCTTTCATCCTGAACTTCCCATTATAATAACAGGTTCTGAGGATGGTACAGTCCGCATTTGGCATTCCACCACTTATAG ACTTGAAAACACATTGAATTATGGTCTGGAAAGAGTTTGGGCAGTTGGCTACATGAAAGGTTCGAGAAG GGTCGTAATTGGTTATGATGAAGGAACCATCATGGTAAAGCTTGGTCGGGAGGTGCCTGTTGCTAGTATGGATAACAGTGGGAAAATCATTTGGGCCAAGCATAACGAAATACAGACTGTTAACATCAAGAGTGTCGGAGCAGATTATGAG GTTGCTGATGGGGAAAGATTGCCTTTGGCAGTTAAGGAATTGGGAACCTGCGACCTTTACCCACAG AGCTTAAAGCATAACCCTAATGGTAGGTTCGTTGTTGTATGTGGAGATGGtgaatacattatatatacagCTTTGGCATGGAGAAACAGATCATTTGGCTCAGCCTTGGAATTTGTTTGGTCAACGGAAGGAGAATATGCTGTTAGAGAAAGTACATCAAAGATTAAGatatttagtaaaaatttCCTG GAGAAGAAAAGCATCCGGCCTACATTTTCAGCAGAGCATATCTATGGCGGCACTTTACTTGCAATGTGctcaaatgattttatttgtttctacGATTGGGCTGAATGCAGGTTGATACGACGAATTGATGTCAATGTTAAA AATCTTTACTGGGCCGACAGTGGTGATTTGGTAGCCATTGCCAGTGATGCATCATTCTACATACTTAAGTATAAT CGTGATGTAGTTTCTGCTCATCTAGATAGCGGGAAATCAGTAGATGAACAAGGAGTAGAAGATGCTTTTGAGCttctttatgaaattaatgaaCGAGTGCGAACTGGAATTTGGGTTGGGGATTGTTTCATTTACAACAACTCTTCATGGAGACTCAACTACTGCGTAGGTGGTGAG GTGAACACAATGTTTCATTTAGACCGACCAATGTACCTGCTTGGGTATCTTGCAAATCAGAGTCGTGTTTATCTCATCGATAAAGAATTTAA TGTTATGGGATACACATTGCTACTCAGCTTGATTGAGTACAAGACTCTTGTAATGCGTGGTGATCTGGAAAGGGCGAATGAGGTCTTACCATCAATTCCTAAGGATCATCTTAACAG TGTGGCTCATTTCCTGGAGTCACGAGGTATGGTAGAAGATGCACTGGAAGTTGCTACAGATCCTGACTACAGGTTTGAATTAGCCGTACAACTAGGCAAACTAGAGATTGCGAAG GAAATTGCCACAGTAGCACAGAGTGAGTCAAAGTGGAAGCAATTGGGTGAATTAGCCATGTCTACTGGAATG TTAGAGATGGCTGAGGACTGCTTGAAGCAAGCAAATGACTTGAGCGGTTTATTGCTACTCTATTCTTCTCTAGGCGATGCTGAAGGAATTTCCAAACTTGCATCTCTTGCCAAGGAGCATGGCAAGAACAACGTTGCATTCCtttgtttatttatgttgGGTAAATTGGAGGACTGCCTTCAGCTTCTGGTTGAGAG CAATCGGATACCTGAAGCTGCACTGATGGCTCGGTCTTACCTTCCAAGCAAGGTGTCGGAAATTGTTGCTCTTTGGAGAAAGGATCTCAATAAG ATTAATCCAAAAGCTGCAGAATCTCTTGCTGATCCAGAAGAATATCCTAATATGTTTGATGATTGGCAAATCGCTCTCGCTGTTGAAGGCAAAGCTGCTGAGACAAG GGGCAAGTATCCTCCAGCAGCTGAATACGTGCAGCATGCTGATAGATCAACCGCAAGTCTAGTAGAAACTTTTAGAAACATGCAAATGGAAGAAGAGCTAGATAACGGAGGCTTGGACTATGAG GATGCAGAGCAAAATGGAGATGAATCACAAGATAGGCCAGAGCAAGTAGTGGGACATGACGATGGCCAAGAAGAGGCTGTTGTGGTGGATGCTGACTCAACAGATGGTGCTATACTCGTGAATGGCAATGAGGCTGAGGAAGAGTGGG TGCTTACACCACGTCACTGA
- the LOC105164056 gene encoding coatomer subunit beta'-2 isoform X1 produces MPLRLEIKRKLAQRSERVKSVDLHPTEPWILASLYSGTLCIWNYQTQAMVKSFEVTELPVRSAKFIARKQWVVAGADDMFIRVYNYNTMDKVKVFEAHTDYIRCVAVHPTLPYVLSSSDDMLIKLWDWEKGWSCIQIFEGHSHYVMQVTFNPKDTNTFASASLDRSIKIWSLSSPDPNFTLDAHLKGVNCVDYFTGGDKPYLITGSDDHTAKVWDYQTKSCIQTLEGHTHNVSAVCFHPELPIIITGSEDGTVRIWHSTTYRLENTLNYGLERVWAVGYMKGSRRVVIGYDEGTIMVKLGREVPVASMDNSGKIIWAKHNEIQTVNIKSVGADYEVADGERLPLAVKELGTCDLYPQSLKHNPNGRFVVVCGDGEYIIYTALAWRNRSFGSALEFVWSTEGEYAVRESTSKIKIFSKNFLEKKSIRPTFSAEHIYGGTLLAMCSNDFICFYDWAECRLIRRIDVNVKNLYWADSGDLVAIASDASFYILKYNRDVVSAHLDSGKSVDEQGVEDAFELLYEINERVRTGIWVGDCFIYNNSSWRLNYCVGGEVNTMFHLDRPMYLLGYLANQSRVYLIDKEFNVMGYTLLLSLIEYKTLVMRGDLERANEVLPSIPKDHLNSVAHFLESRGMVEDALEVATDPDYRFELAVQLGKLEIAKEIATVAQSESKWKQLGELAMSTGMLEMAEDCLKQANDLSGLLLLYSSLGDAEGISKLASLAKEHGKNNVAFLCLFMLGKLEDCLQLLVESNRIPEAALMARSYLPSKVSEIVALWRKDLNKINPKAAESLADPEEYPNMFDDWQIALAVEGKAAETRGKYPPAAEYVQHADRSTASLVETFRNMQMEEELDNGGLDYEDAEQNGDESQDRPEQVVGHDDGQEEAVVVDADSTDGAILVNGNEAEEEWGTNNEGKPSA; encoded by the exons ATG CCGCTTAGACTAGAAATCAAG AGGAAACTTGCGCAACGATCAGAAAGAGTAAAATCTGTGGATCTACATCCAACAGAGCCATG GATATTGGCAAGTTTATATTCAGGCACTCTTTGCATTTGGAACTATCAGACTCAG GCAATGGTTAAGTCTTTTGAGGTTACGGAACTGCCAG TTAGGTCCGCGAAGTTTATAGCACGAAAGCAGTGGGTTGTGGCTGGTGCTGATGACATGTTCATTCGCGTGTACAATTACAATACAATGGATAAGGTCAAAGTGTTTGAGGCCCATACAGATTATATTAGGTGTGTGGCTGTTCATCCCACTCTTCCCTATGTGCTGTCATCCTCTGATGACATGCTAATAAAGCTCTGGGACTGGGAAAAGGGTTGGTCATGCATTCAAATATTCGAGGGTCATTCCCATTATGTGATGCAAGTGACATTTAATCCAAAAGATACCAATACTTTTGCCAGTGCATCTCTCGATCGCTCTATTAAG ATTTGGAGTCTTAGTTCACCCGATCCAAACTTTACACTGGATGCTCACCTCAAAGGAGTCAATTGTGTAGATTATTTCACCGGCGGTGATAAACCTTATTTAATCACTGGCTCTGATGATCACACTGCTAAG GTGTGGGATTACCAGACAAAGAGCTGTATCCAGACATTAGAAGGCCACACGCACAATGTTTCTGCAGTTTGCTTTCATCCTGAACTTCCCATTATAATAACAGGTTCTGAGGATGGTACAGTCCGCATTTGGCATTCCACCACTTATAG ACTTGAAAACACATTGAATTATGGTCTGGAAAGAGTTTGGGCAGTTGGCTACATGAAAGGTTCGAGAAG GGTCGTAATTGGTTATGATGAAGGAACCATCATGGTAAAGCTTGGTCGGGAGGTGCCTGTTGCTAGTATGGATAACAGTGGGAAAATCATTTGGGCCAAGCATAACGAAATACAGACTGTTAACATCAAGAGTGTCGGAGCAGATTATGAG GTTGCTGATGGGGAAAGATTGCCTTTGGCAGTTAAGGAATTGGGAACCTGCGACCTTTACCCACAG AGCTTAAAGCATAACCCTAATGGTAGGTTCGTTGTTGTATGTGGAGATGGtgaatacattatatatacagCTTTGGCATGGAGAAACAGATCATTTGGCTCAGCCTTGGAATTTGTTTGGTCAACGGAAGGAGAATATGCTGTTAGAGAAAGTACATCAAAGATTAAGatatttagtaaaaatttCCTG GAGAAGAAAAGCATCCGGCCTACATTTTCAGCAGAGCATATCTATGGCGGCACTTTACTTGCAATGTGctcaaatgattttatttgtttctacGATTGGGCTGAATGCAGGTTGATACGACGAATTGATGTCAATGTTAAA AATCTTTACTGGGCCGACAGTGGTGATTTGGTAGCCATTGCCAGTGATGCATCATTCTACATACTTAAGTATAAT CGTGATGTAGTTTCTGCTCATCTAGATAGCGGGAAATCAGTAGATGAACAAGGAGTAGAAGATGCTTTTGAGCttctttatgaaattaatgaaCGAGTGCGAACTGGAATTTGGGTTGGGGATTGTTTCATTTACAACAACTCTTCATGGAGACTCAACTACTGCGTAGGTGGTGAG GTGAACACAATGTTTCATTTAGACCGACCAATGTACCTGCTTGGGTATCTTGCAAATCAGAGTCGTGTTTATCTCATCGATAAAGAATTTAA TGTTATGGGATACACATTGCTACTCAGCTTGATTGAGTACAAGACTCTTGTAATGCGTGGTGATCTGGAAAGGGCGAATGAGGTCTTACCATCAATTCCTAAGGATCATCTTAACAG TGTGGCTCATTTCCTGGAGTCACGAGGTATGGTAGAAGATGCACTGGAAGTTGCTACAGATCCTGACTACAGGTTTGAATTAGCCGTACAACTAGGCAAACTAGAGATTGCGAAG GAAATTGCCACAGTAGCACAGAGTGAGTCAAAGTGGAAGCAATTGGGTGAATTAGCCATGTCTACTGGAATG TTAGAGATGGCTGAGGACTGCTTGAAGCAAGCAAATGACTTGAGCGGTTTATTGCTACTCTATTCTTCTCTAGGCGATGCTGAAGGAATTTCCAAACTTGCATCTCTTGCCAAGGAGCATGGCAAGAACAACGTTGCATTCCtttgtttatttatgttgGGTAAATTGGAGGACTGCCTTCAGCTTCTGGTTGAGAG CAATCGGATACCTGAAGCTGCACTGATGGCTCGGTCTTACCTTCCAAGCAAGGTGTCGGAAATTGTTGCTCTTTGGAGAAAGGATCTCAATAAG ATTAATCCAAAAGCTGCAGAATCTCTTGCTGATCCAGAAGAATATCCTAATATGTTTGATGATTGGCAAATCGCTCTCGCTGTTGAAGGCAAAGCTGCTGAGACAAG GGGCAAGTATCCTCCAGCAGCTGAATACGTGCAGCATGCTGATAGATCAACCGCAAGTCTAGTAGAAACTTTTAGAAACATGCAAATGGAAGAAGAGCTAGATAACGGAGGCTTGGACTATGAG GATGCAGAGCAAAATGGAGATGAATCACAAGATAGGCCAGAGCAAGTAGTGGGACATGACGATGGCCAAGAAGAGGCTGTTGTGGTGGATGCTGACTCAACAGATGGTGCTATACTCGTGAATGGCAATGAGGCTGAGGAAGAGTGGGGTACGAATAATGAAGGAAAACCGTCAGCCTAA